One genomic window of Mucilaginibacter terrenus includes the following:
- a CDS encoding glycoside hydrolase family 88 protein has translation MMMRKIAIALLLTGAGTNALAQQDYKPAFVFAQHQADVMLKETNKAKNPDKPNLVSPRTLGRNGELVLVPTRDWCSGFFPGNLWFLYEYTGAESWKQKAVPFTTLMEAEKANAGTHDMGFKLYNSVGNAYRLTHDAHYKDVVLEAAKTLVTRFNPKVGSLKSWDNRKEWKFPVIIDNMMNLELLFEAAKLSGDKRFYNVAVTHANTTMKNHFRENYSSYHVVDYDPETGAVLHKQTHQGFADSSSWARGQAWGLYGFTMCYRETHNKAYLQQAEQIARFIFSNPNMPADLVPYWDYDATDIKTQPRDASAAAVTASALYELSTYSKNGKKYKATADKIIKSLHTAYQAQPDSARGFMLLHSTGHLPAKSEIDVPIIYADYYYLEALLRQKRLTEKKPVINAAGTLKN, from the coding sequence ATGATGATGAGAAAAATCGCCATAGCACTTCTGCTAACGGGAGCAGGTACAAACGCCCTTGCCCAGCAAGACTATAAGCCCGCTTTTGTTTTTGCGCAGCATCAGGCAGATGTAATGCTGAAAGAAACTAACAAAGCAAAGAATCCCGATAAGCCCAACCTGGTATCGCCACGTACACTGGGCAGAAACGGAGAACTAGTACTGGTGCCTACCCGCGATTGGTGTAGCGGTTTTTTCCCGGGCAATTTGTGGTTTTTGTACGAGTACACTGGGGCCGAAAGCTGGAAACAAAAGGCTGTTCCGTTTACCACGTTAATGGAGGCGGAGAAGGCCAATGCCGGAACGCACGATATGGGCTTTAAGCTTTATAACAGCGTGGGGAATGCTTACAGGCTTACACATGATGCCCACTACAAAGATGTTGTATTAGAAGCGGCGAAAACGCTTGTAACAAGGTTTAATCCTAAAGTAGGCTCTCTTAAGTCGTGGGACAACCGGAAGGAATGGAAGTTCCCGGTAATCATAGATAATATGATGAACCTGGAATTGTTGTTCGAGGCAGCCAAACTCAGCGGCGATAAACGCTTTTACAACGTAGCTGTAACACATGCCAATACTACCATGAAGAACCACTTCAGAGAGAACTACAGCTCTTACCACGTGGTAGACTATGACCCTGAAACCGGAGCGGTTTTACACAAGCAAACGCACCAGGGTTTTGCAGACAGTTCATCGTGGGCAAGGGGGCAAGCGTGGGGGCTTTATGGTTTTACAATGTGTTACCGCGAAACCCATAATAAGGCTTACCTGCAGCAGGCAGAGCAAATTGCCAGGTTCATCTTTAGCAACCCTAACATGCCTGCTGATCTGGTTCCTTATTGGGATTATGACGCTACTGATATAAAAACTCAGCCAAGAGATGCATCAGCAGCGGCGGTTACTGCGTCAGCATTGTACGAGCTAAGCACCTACAGCAAAAACGGTAAAAAGTATAAAGCTACTGCTGATAAAATAATAAAGAGCCTGCACACCGCTTATCAGGCGCAGCCAGACAGTGCCAGGGGCTTTATGCTGCTGCACAGTACCGGCCATTTACCCGCCAAGAGCGAGATAGATGTGCCAATAATTTATGCTGATTACTACTATCTGGAAGCATTATTAAGACAAAAGCGTTTAACTGAAAAGAAGCCGGTGATTAATGC
- a CDS encoding glycoside hydrolase family 2 TIM barrel-domain containing protein, producing MKIHLRLTILLVLCTTISTGWAQQKTRLQNNWEFVKGDLGGVWEAVRPQTAGGPETLPLWEKVTLPHCFNMRDAVDPDVNYYQGPGWYRTQLSINNPYPGGRTVLHFEGAGQKSDVYIYTKKVGSHLGGYDEWTVDITDAIEEFKQDPAFQKRFKGKIPLEIRCDDSRDLETIPSQLSDFNVYGGIYRHLNLLYLPAVSVGELHAKTSMSADVKSGYINPIFTFYHPAAGGNISGEIVVKNTVGKIVAKQPIDINLVKTDSATYELSKLTVKNPHLWTVTDPYLYTVEITAKHQGQTFTHAEKVGFRSFLFADKGPFYLNGKRLLLRGTHRHEDHAGVAAAMTDSMMLAEMQMIKDMGANFIRLGHYQQSRRILQLCDSLGILVWEEIPWCRGGLGGDKYKAQARAMLSNMIAQHYNHPSIILWGLGNENDWEGDFQKFDKQKIRTFMSELNNIAHKLDPSRKTTIRRCDFCKDIPDVYSPSIWAGWYRGVYTEYKKTSEEEFNKVPHFFHAEWGGDSHAGRHSENPDKALAAIKAGSGNDERKGDASLIGGAARVSKDGDWSESYICNLFDWHLKEQETMPWLTGSAFWVFKDFSTPIRPDNPVPYMNQKGVVDRDLAKKESYYVFQSYWATKPMVHIYGHSWPVRWGDANELKMVKVYSNADRTELFVNGKSYGIKQRNSQDFPAAGLRWMVPYQEGNNKLRVVAYKGKMIVSDTVSQRYQTAKWSKAAKLVLSKADVVGDIATIQATLYDAKGVQCLDATNWVSFSLAGDGKLIDDLGTPTGSRKVQVYNGHALISVKLNKGKSAIAVSSEGIPTATLSL from the coding sequence ATGAAAATCCACCTACGTCTTACCATCTTACTTGTATTATGCACAACAATATCTACCGGGTGGGCTCAGCAAAAAACCCGACTTCAAAATAACTGGGAGTTTGTTAAAGGCGACCTTGGCGGCGTTTGGGAAGCCGTTCGCCCGCAAACAGCCGGCGGACCGGAAACGCTGCCGCTTTGGGAAAAGGTGACCCTTCCGCATTGCTTTAACATGCGGGATGCTGTTGACCCGGATGTAAATTATTACCAAGGGCCGGGTTGGTACCGCACGCAGCTTAGCATAAACAACCCATACCCGGGCGGAAGAACAGTTTTACACTTTGAGGGTGCGGGACAGAAGTCGGATGTTTACATCTACACTAAAAAGGTGGGCAGCCACCTGGGCGGGTACGATGAATGGACAGTAGACATCACCGACGCAATAGAAGAGTTTAAGCAAGACCCTGCTTTTCAAAAACGTTTCAAGGGCAAAATACCGCTGGAGATACGATGTGATGACTCCCGCGATCTGGAAACTATACCCTCCCAGCTATCAGATTTTAATGTTTATGGTGGCATTTACCGTCACCTTAACCTGCTTTACCTGCCTGCGGTAAGCGTAGGTGAGCTGCATGCTAAAACAAGTATGTCGGCAGATGTAAAATCAGGCTATATCAATCCTATATTCACCTTTTACCATCCTGCTGCTGGCGGAAATATTTCCGGTGAAATAGTGGTAAAAAATACAGTTGGGAAGATAGTTGCCAAACAGCCTATCGACATCAATTTAGTAAAAACTGATTCAGCGACTTACGAGTTGAGCAAGCTTACTGTTAAGAACCCACATTTATGGACCGTAACAGACCCTTACCTGTACACGGTTGAGATAACGGCAAAACATCAGGGCCAAACATTTACTCACGCCGAAAAGGTTGGTTTCAGAAGCTTCCTTTTTGCAGATAAAGGGCCATTTTACCTGAATGGTAAACGTTTGCTATTGCGGGGCACCCACCGCCATGAAGACCATGCAGGCGTAGCCGCAGCCATGACCGATAGTATGATGTTGGCCGAAATGCAAATGATAAAAGACATGGGCGCAAATTTTATCAGGTTGGGGCACTACCAGCAATCTCGCAGAATATTACAGCTTTGCGATAGCCTTGGAATTTTGGTGTGGGAAGAAATACCCTGGTGCCGCGGCGGCTTGGGTGGCGACAAGTACAAGGCCCAGGCACGGGCCATGCTCAGCAATATGATTGCGCAGCACTATAACCATCCATCTATCATTCTTTGGGGGCTTGGAAATGAAAATGACTGGGAAGGAGATTTCCAGAAGTTTGACAAGCAAAAGATCCGCACATTCATGAGCGAGCTGAACAACATTGCACATAAGCTTGATCCATCCCGCAAAACAACTATTCGCCGCTGCGATTTCTGTAAAGACATACCGGACGTATACTCACCATCAATATGGGCTGGCTGGTACAGGGGCGTTTATACCGAATACAAGAAAACATCTGAAGAGGAATTTAACAAAGTACCACACTTCTTCCATGCTGAATGGGGCGGCGATAGCCACGCGGGCAGGCATTCGGAAAACCCGGACAAAGCACTTGCTGCAATTAAAGCGGGTAGCGGTAATGACGAACGTAAGGGGGATGCATCTTTGATAGGCGGTGCTGCCAGGGTTTCTAAAGATGGGGACTGGAGTGAAAGTTATATATGCAACCTGTTTGACTGGCACCTTAAGGAACAGGAAACCATGCCTTGGCTAACGGGTTCAGCATTTTGGGTGTTTAAAGATTTTTCTACTCCCATACGGCCGGATAATCCTGTGCCTTACATGAACCAAAAAGGTGTTGTAGACCGCGATCTTGCTAAAAAAGAATCTTACTATGTTTTTCAGTCGTACTGGGCCACAAAGCCGATGGTGCATATTTATGGCCATAGCTGGCCGGTTAGGTGGGGAGATGCCAATGAGCTCAAAATGGTTAAGGTCTACTCCAATGCCGACCGCACTGAACTATTTGTAAACGGTAAAAGCTATGGCATAAAACAACGCAATTCACAGGATTTCCCGGCAGCGGGGCTTCGCTGGATGGTGCCTTATCAAGAGGGTAATAATAAACTGAGGGTTGTAGCTTATAAGGGAAAGATGATTGTTTCTGACACCGTTTCTCAACGTTATCAAACAGCCAAATGGAGTAAGGCGGCAAAGCTTGTACTCAGCAAAGCTGACGTAGTTGGAGACATTGCAACTATACAGGCCACCTTGTACGATGCTAAGGGTGTACAGTGCCTGGATGCAACAAACTGGGTGAGCTTCTCACTTGCGGGTGACGGTAAGCTGATAGACGACCTCGGCACACCAACAGGTTCACGCAAAGTACAAGTATATAACGGGCACGCGCTGATCTCCGTAAAGTTGAACAAGGGAAAGTCTGCAATAGCAGTGAGCAGCGAAGGGATACCTACCGCAACCTTAAGTTTATAA
- a CDS encoding YhcH/YjgK/YiaL family protein translates to MITKYTTKLLIVCVLLLSAMLSVKAQDTSKTTVTRGQANKWLKGRSWANGTTLKPHASVNAAEFYRQYHAAQTTWDKAFQFIKEHDLANLAPGKYPIDGDNAYASITEAPSKELDKANWESHKNYIDLQYVITGKEKIGVEQVAKATVTNAYDTAKDVANYTTEGKYYRAEPGTFFLFFPQDAHRPNIKVDGFDTVKKLVIKIKVAN, encoded by the coding sequence ATGATAACTAAGTACACCACTAAGTTATTAATTGTTTGTGTTTTGTTGCTTTCGGCAATGCTGTCTGTTAAAGCGCAGGATACATCAAAAACTACAGTGACGCGGGGGCAGGCCAACAAGTGGCTTAAAGGAAGAAGCTGGGCCAACGGCACAACGCTTAAGCCGCATGCTTCTGTTAACGCCGCGGAGTTTTACCGCCAGTATCATGCCGCTCAAACCACCTGGGATAAAGCTTTTCAGTTTATAAAAGAGCATGATCTTGCTAACCTGGCACCGGGCAAATACCCTATCGACGGAGATAACGCCTATGCCAGCATAACAGAAGCGCCGTCAAAAGAGCTGGATAAAGCAAACTGGGAATCGCATAAAAACTATATCGACCTGCAATATGTGATAACTGGTAAAGAGAAGATTGGAGTTGAGCAGGTTGCTAAAGCAACGGTTACCAATGCTTATGATACAGCCAAAGATGTGGCGAACTACACGACAGAGGGTAAGTACTATAGAGCAGAGCCCGGAACGTTCTTCCTGTTTTTCCCTCAGGATGCACACCGGCCTAACATAAAGGTGGATGGCTTTGACACAGTGAAGAAGCTGGTGATCAAAATTAAGGTTGCAAACTGA
- a CDS encoding LacI family DNA-binding transcriptional regulator, which produces MNFNAITIRDIARALQLSVSTVSKALRDSYEISEKTKKLVVEYAEKNNYRPNPIAQSLKKGHSKSIGIVVSTIENQFFSQVINGIESVAYQAGFNVIFTQTHESYEMEVKNVDQLAHHSLDGLLISLSTETKDIEHLKLLHKRGLPIVFFDRISNEIDTHKVIADNFKGGYDATKHLIDSGYSKIAHITSPPNISITKERLAGYNQALKDAGLTVPPEYIKHCSHGGRDIGEIENSLNELLALKERPDAIFTTSDRITTTTLLLLNKLGIKIPEQIALVGYTNTTLADALNPPLTSVYQPAFEMGQKAAEMLLNLILSKRPVTEFETVTLPTQLFVRKSTAPREV; this is translated from the coding sequence ATGAATTTTAATGCGATTACGATAAGGGACATTGCCAGGGCTTTACAGCTTTCAGTATCAACGGTATCCAAAGCCTTAAGGGATAGCTACGAAATAAGCGAAAAGACCAAAAAGCTGGTTGTTGAATATGCCGAAAAGAACAACTACCGGCCTAATCCAATAGCGCAAAGCCTTAAAAAAGGGCACAGTAAATCTATTGGAATTGTTGTTTCTACTATCGAAAATCAATTCTTTTCCCAGGTGATCAACGGTATCGAGTCGGTTGCTTACCAGGCAGGGTTTAACGTCATCTTCACTCAAACACATGAATCGTATGAGATGGAAGTTAAGAACGTAGATCAGCTGGCGCACCATTCCCTTGACGGTTTGCTCATATCGCTCTCTACAGAAACAAAGGATATTGAGCATCTCAAACTTTTGCACAAACGAGGGTTGCCAATCGTCTTTTTTGACAGAATAAGTAATGAGATAGATACGCATAAAGTTATTGCTGATAACTTTAAAGGAGGGTATGATGCAACGAAACACCTGATAGATTCCGGGTATAGCAAAATAGCGCATATAACCAGTCCGCCCAACATCTCTATTACCAAAGAGCGGCTTGCAGGATATAACCAGGCGCTTAAAGATGCGGGCCTTACTGTACCACCCGAGTATATTAAACATTGCTCGCACGGTGGCCGCGACATTGGTGAGATAGAGAACTCCTTAAACGAGCTCCTGGCGCTTAAAGAACGCCCGGATGCCATTTTCACCACGTCTGACAGGATTACCACCACCACGCTGCTTTTATTGAACAAGCTGGGCATAAAAATACCAGAGCAAATAGCGCTTGTAGGTTACACCAACACTACGCTTGCAGACGCGCTAAACCCGCCGCTGACATCTGTGTATCAGCCCGCCTTTGAGATGGGCCAGAAAGCTGCGGAAATGCTTTTAAACCTGATACTAAGCAAACGGCCGGTTACCGAGTTTGAAACCGTCACCCTTCCAACGCAGTTGTTTGTGAGAAAATCAACAGCGCCACGGGAGGTGTAA
- a CDS encoding 7TM diverse intracellular signaling domain-containing protein, with amino-acid sequence MKKIILCLLMCVAAVCAKAQKVLDVDNQLDQHKFTFNDVAVLEDRTGKLNFADVTGKALVFKNNQSLYPSNNVNASTYWMRVRVRFDEALESNTRLIEFFDQTTDEVTAYLPDTNGTYKEVKSGANMGFSNRLFHHKNFEFLLKNATKGEHVYYFKVRSHNLVNIIMVYRTVGYFVRYALNEYLGYGLFYGMILIFCFHNLLMFIAVRRKHYLFYVFYVISVGLYEMSADGIAFQYLWPDMPVINHYGYGVALYLISFFALVFSKELLQVKYRAPLFNKLINWVIVLRSVYFLYCLMFAKGLFVYKFVEVIPLSVCFAAGIYIYGKGFQPARFFVLAYSILFVGFIIKALTALKLLTFLPSAVSYYSLSGCFVMEMVLLSFAIGDQVRLFKKEKEAADNEAMRQMKLNAELKDSINRELELQVAIRTKEVVEKSEKLQLQKEVIERQNRQLLTVNRQLELQAEEISRMNVLLEKDNVELKTSIERVTESRALSAELNFEEFSAKYPDQETCFGFLSSLKWKDGYSCTRCENTSYCGGRLPHSRRCTKCSYEESAIHNTIFENNRIPINKAFYITYLMYITNGTISSHQLSEKLQIRQSTCWTYAMRIKKVMQEKKRSKLKGDQQGWSTLVV; translated from the coding sequence TTGAAAAAAATTATACTATGCCTGTTGATGTGTGTGGCAGCTGTTTGTGCAAAGGCTCAAAAGGTGCTGGATGTTGATAATCAGTTAGATCAGCACAAATTTACGTTCAACGACGTGGCAGTGCTGGAAGACAGAACCGGCAAGCTCAACTTCGCCGATGTGACAGGTAAAGCATTGGTATTCAAGAACAATCAATCTTTGTATCCGAGCAATAATGTTAATGCGTCCACCTATTGGATGCGTGTACGCGTCAGATTTGACGAGGCACTGGAAAGTAATACTCGTTTAATAGAATTCTTCGATCAGACTACAGATGAGGTAACTGCCTATTTACCAGACACAAATGGTACATACAAAGAGGTGAAGTCCGGCGCGAACATGGGTTTTAGCAACCGCCTTTTTCACCATAAAAATTTTGAGTTCTTACTAAAAAATGCCACTAAGGGGGAACATGTATACTATTTTAAGGTAAGGTCTCATAACCTGGTGAACATTATAATGGTGTATCGTACGGTAGGCTATTTTGTGCGGTACGCATTGAATGAGTACCTCGGTTATGGGCTGTTTTATGGCATGATACTAATCTTTTGCTTCCACAACTTGCTGATGTTCATTGCTGTACGCAGGAAGCATTACTTGTTTTATGTGTTCTACGTTATAAGTGTTGGCCTCTATGAAATGAGTGCTGACGGGATTGCTTTTCAGTACTTGTGGCCGGATATGCCGGTAATAAACCATTATGGCTATGGCGTGGCGCTGTACCTGATCAGCTTTTTCGCATTGGTATTCAGCAAAGAACTTTTGCAGGTAAAATACCGTGCTCCTTTATTTAACAAGTTGATTAACTGGGTAATTGTACTGAGATCGGTGTACTTCCTGTACTGCCTTATGTTTGCTAAAGGGCTGTTTGTTTACAAGTTTGTGGAAGTAATACCACTATCCGTATGTTTTGCGGCAGGTATTTACATCTATGGAAAAGGGTTTCAGCCGGCGCGGTTTTTTGTTTTAGCCTACTCCATATTGTTTGTAGGCTTTATAATTAAAGCACTTACCGCTCTAAAACTCCTTACCTTTTTACCATCCGCGGTAAGTTATTATAGCTTAAGCGGCTGTTTTGTGATGGAAATGGTGCTTTTATCGTTTGCAATTGGCGACCAGGTACGGTTATTCAAAAAGGAGAAAGAAGCAGCTGATAACGAAGCAATGCGGCAAATGAAACTAAACGCCGAGCTAAAGGATTCTATTAACCGAGAACTTGAATTGCAGGTCGCTATCCGGACAAAGGAGGTGGTGGAAAAATCGGAGAAGTTGCAATTGCAGAAAGAGGTAATTGAGCGCCAGAACCGACAACTATTGACTGTAAACAGGCAGTTGGAATTGCAGGCTGAAGAGATATCAAGAATGAATGTGCTGCTGGAGAAAGACAATGTTGAACTTAAAACCAGCATTGAACGTGTTACCGAATCGCGAGCACTTTCTGCCGAGCTAAACTTTGAAGAATTTAGTGCCAAGTACCCCGACCAGGAAACCTGTTTTGGTTTCTTATCATCGTTAAAGTGGAAGGACGGCTACTCTTGTACCCGCTGTGAGAACACAAGTTATTGCGGCGGCCGGCTGCCGCACAGCCGACGGTGTACCAAGTGCAGTTACGAAGAGTCAGCTATTCACAATACCATTTTCGAGAACAACCGAATCCCGATAAATAAAGCCTTTTACATCACCTACCTCATGTACATCACTAATGGTACGATATCATCGCACCAATTGTCGGAGAAGCTGCAAATTAGGCAAAGTACCTGCTGGACATATGCTATGCGCATAAAGAAAGTAATGCAGGAGAAAAAGCGGTCAAAGTTAAAGGGCGATCAGCAAGGCTGGAGCACGCTGGTGGTATGA
- the kduI gene encoding 5-dehydro-4-deoxy-D-glucuronate isomerase, with protein MKVLHSVHPEDFKTYQTDKIRERFLIEDLVQDNQLNCVYTHYDRMIIGGAKPVNETLQLPNYPNLRATYFLERREIGIINVGGDGTVTADGQRYEMKKLDCLYIGKGAKEVSFSSADASKPAVYYILSCPAHHTYPTELMTLEKAAKVKAGSAETANDRTINKYIHADGIKSCQLVMGLTILHNGSVWNTMPAHVHDRRMEAYFYFDVPDGQRVFHYMGEGHETRHILVNNYGAVASPPWSIHSGSGTASYSFIWGMAGENTDYTDMDAVKIEDIR; from the coding sequence TTGAAAGTATTACACAGTGTACACCCCGAAGATTTTAAAACTTACCAAACCGACAAAATCAGGGAACGCTTCCTAATAGAAGACCTGGTACAAGACAATCAGCTAAACTGTGTTTACACGCACTATGACCGCATGATAATAGGTGGGGCAAAACCCGTGAACGAGACCCTGCAACTACCTAACTATCCGAACCTGCGGGCAACCTACTTTTTGGAGCGACGCGAGATAGGCATCATTAATGTTGGTGGAGATGGTACGGTAACAGCCGACGGGCAACGCTATGAAATGAAGAAGCTGGACTGCCTGTATATAGGCAAAGGCGCAAAAGAAGTCAGCTTTAGCAGTGCTGATGCCAGCAAGCCTGCGGTTTACTACATCTTATCATGCCCTGCACATCATACATACCCAACTGAGCTGATGACGCTTGAAAAAGCAGCAAAAGTGAAGGCAGGCAGCGCGGAGACCGCCAATGACCGCACTATAAACAAATACATACATGCCGATGGCATAAAAAGCTGCCAGCTGGTGATGGGCCTTACTATTTTACATAACGGAAGTGTTTGGAACACCATGCCGGCACACGTACATGACAGGCGTATGGAAGCTTACTTTTACTTTGATGTTCCGGACGGGCAGCGGGTATTTCATTATATGGGCGAAGGGCACGAAACCAGGCATATACTGGTAAACAATTATGGCGCAGTGGCATCACCTCCATGGAGCATACACTCCGGATCTGGCACGGCGAGCTATAGTTTTATATGGGGTATGGCGGGTGAGAATACCGACTATACCGACATGGATGCTGTTAAGATAGAAGATATCCGCTGA
- a CDS encoding alginate lyase family protein — protein sequence MILILVFGCIGCAQSTAGTNRVHLFSMADLEKTNQLYRAHDHNAVIQVNNLLKQADSLLTQGPWSVTFDKKKTAPGNNPHDYLSQAPYWWPDSSKADGKPYIRKDGRRNPEIYELHDAAQMEKMASAVKKLALAYHFSKKATYAKKAGQLLKTWFIDPATAMNPNLNYAQYVPGVNEGRGIGIIETNRLLPIPDAVTLLQNGLDANLVNGLKDWFKAYTQWLLTSKNGKAEQKELNNHGTWFDVQVVVYTLFSGDEATARKEITDHTIPRIAKQFTADGRQPLELARTRAWDYSNMNLMAWYRLAFIAQQLNIDLYNKTVDGSKGIKTALEFLLPYAAGEQAWPYQEIGGYEYGNIRRMVHTARVVYPDLKLKAFDRKFPEGNDPLMFLF from the coding sequence TTGATTTTAATTTTGGTTTTCGGTTGCATCGGCTGTGCGCAAAGCACGGCCGGTACCAACCGGGTTCACCTGTTCAGCATGGCCGATTTGGAAAAGACCAATCAACTTTATCGAGCCCATGATCATAATGCTGTAATACAGGTAAACAACTTGCTGAAACAAGCCGACTCGCTGTTAACGCAAGGGCCGTGGTCGGTAACTTTCGATAAGAAAAAGACAGCTCCAGGCAACAATCCGCATGATTACCTTAGCCAGGCTCCCTACTGGTGGCCTGATTCCAGCAAAGCCGACGGAAAGCCTTACATACGCAAAGACGGCCGGCGCAACCCCGAAATTTACGAACTTCACGATGCCGCGCAGATGGAGAAAATGGCATCTGCAGTCAAAAAGCTGGCGCTAGCTTATCACTTCAGCAAAAAAGCAACATATGCAAAAAAAGCAGGCCAATTGTTAAAGACCTGGTTTATTGATCCCGCAACAGCCATGAACCCTAATCTTAATTACGCGCAATATGTGCCGGGAGTAAATGAAGGCAGGGGCATCGGCATTATAGAAACAAACCGCTTGCTGCCGATTCCAGACGCGGTAACGCTGTTGCAGAACGGATTGGACGCTAATTTAGTTAATGGATTGAAGGATTGGTTTAAAGCGTACACGCAATGGCTGCTTACCAGCAAAAATGGCAAAGCCGAGCAAAAAGAACTAAACAACCACGGCACCTGGTTTGATGTACAGGTAGTGGTGTATACGCTGTTCTCTGGTGACGAGGCGACAGCCAGAAAAGAAATCACCGACCATACAATACCCCGCATAGCTAAACAATTTACCGCAGATGGCCGCCAGCCGCTTGAACTGGCCCGCACCCGCGCGTGGGACTACTCCAACATGAACTTAATGGCCTGGTACCGGCTCGCCTTTATTGCGCAGCAATTGAACATTGATCTTTATAATAAAACTGTCGATGGCAGCAAGGGCATAAAAACAGCACTGGAGTTTTTACTGCCTTATGCCGCAGGCGAACAAGCATGGCCCTACCAGGAAATAGGCGGCTACGAATACGGTAACATCAGGCGGATGGTACATACCGCACGCGTTGTTTACCCAGATCTAAAGCTCAAAGCTTTTGATAGAAAATTCCCGGAAGGCAACGACCCGTTGATGTTTCTTTTTTGA
- a CDS encoding alginate lyase family protein produces the protein MKHKFLLIIPMMLALSGFNQSNDMEDRIAATLRPYILKEAAWAMEQQPATITAQVSDRSTGGVHDFYSEGDYWWPNPADPNGAYIQKDGVTNPDNFVAHRQAMIRFSRVIGALASAYKITHDKKYVLQAVKHLRAWFIDSATLMNPNLQYAQAIKGVATGRGIGIIDTIHLMEVVQGIIAMQPSGLIDKRTTSAIKSWFENYLYWLVNSKYGKDEMNARNNHGTCWVMQVACFARFTGNEALTTFCRKRFKNDLLPNQMAADGSFPLELKRTKPYGYSIFNLDAMATICKILSTRQDNLWLYSTADGKSIKKGIEFLYPFIKDKSSWSFNKDVMYWDNWPVAQPSLVFGAEAYGNAAWLNTWVKLDHDPEVPEIIRNLPARHPLVW, from the coding sequence ATGAAGCATAAGTTCTTGCTGATCATTCCAATGATGTTAGCACTTTCCGGCTTTAATCAGTCTAACGATATGGAGGATCGGATCGCGGCTACCCTACGTCCATACATCCTCAAGGAGGCAGCCTGGGCAATGGAACAACAGCCGGCTACCATAACGGCACAAGTCAGCGACAGGAGCACCGGTGGCGTACATGACTTCTATTCGGAAGGTGATTATTGGTGGCCAAACCCTGCCGATCCTAACGGCGCTTACATACAAAAAGATGGTGTAACTAATCCCGATAACTTTGTTGCGCACAGACAAGCCATGATCCGCTTCAGTAGGGTAATAGGCGCACTGGCCTCGGCTTATAAAATCACTCATGATAAAAAATACGTTCTGCAGGCTGTTAAACATCTGCGAGCCTGGTTTATAGATTCGGCAACGCTGATGAACCCGAACCTGCAATATGCACAAGCCATAAAAGGTGTTGCCACCGGAAGGGGAATAGGCATAATAGACACCATTCACCTTATGGAAGTGGTACAAGGAATTATAGCTATGCAACCATCCGGTTTAATTGATAAGCGTACAACATCTGCTATAAAAAGCTGGTTCGAAAATTATCTTTACTGGTTGGTTAACAGCAAATACGGGAAAGACGAAATGAATGCCCGCAATAATCATGGTACTTGCTGGGTAATGCAGGTTGCCTGCTTTGCACGTTTCACCGGCAATGAAGCATTAACAACGTTCTGCAGAAAGCGCTTTAAGAATGATCTATTGCCCAACCAAATGGCTGCAGATGGTAGCTTTCCGCTGGAACTTAAGCGTACAAAGCCGTATGGGTATTCAATTTTTAACCTTGATGCAATGGCCACCATTTGCAAAATTTTGAGCACCAGGCAGGATAATCTTTGGCTGTACTCTACAGCCGATGGCAAATCCATAAAGAAAGGCATAGAGTTCCTGTACCCGTTTATAAAAGACAAAAGCAGCTGGTCGTTTAATAAAGACGTTATGTACTGGGACAATTGGCCGGTTGCACAACCCTCACTGGTTTTCGGCGCAGAGGCTTATGGCAATGCTGCCTGGCTAAACACCTGGGTAAAGCTAGACCACGATCCTGAAGTGCCGGAAATTATTCGTAATTTACCGGCGCGGCACCCTTTGGTCTGGTGA